A single Solidesulfovibrio sp. DNA region contains:
- a CDS encoding GGDEF domain-containing protein, which yields MLSLPRLEAAFLKMDVVAGMGRPPGVLRGEGREAVAAHLADGGQLGLVLLEIRDFSLLRRLFRPEVADAAAEAMAAVVAGAAGRRGGRYAPLFAESLEPGRMLVVAGGPEVDGDGLDRLAASLRLEARAGLREEGVRLIGRPVEIRCGAAAVIASGAAALDAALSAALAEALRLAGDGEGGGAPALRELREILELARVRAVYQPIVNLRGGEVFAWEALARGPARSALESPAMLFDVAEEAGAVFALEKVCREAAIQGFSRRGQGARLFCNVHPRTLLDPQFTPGETRRLLDKYGMEPRDVVLEITERHSVKDFNLFHRTLAHYRDAGYGVAVDDVGTGYSGLLSIAEIQPDFIKIDMSLVRGVDANPVKRALLETLLTFSEKVGCRIVAEGIETEAELACLIRLGVHFGQGYFLGRPQAPPAPLGEQTRLAIVRGASLAADGLKCASPINDLAEKPHQVAPRESVAEVKQFFDANEAVHAVAVVRDGRPEGLVMSHHLDRLLSTPYGLALYLRREVSRVMDASPLAVEWDTPVEVAAQAAMARDREKLYDPILVTCRGRLTGMVSVRRILDTLACVQVEMAKGANPLTGLPGNVAIEREIARRSEAGRPTSFVYVDLDNFKVFNDVYGFQDGDKAILLTARILGEALAAHGAPEDFLGHVGGDDFVILCDAASVEPVCGAAIAAFAAASPALYGAGDRERGYIEGQGRDGRVGRFELLTISMGAVDCAFAVPVTMDELGLRAAAVKKYAKSRSGNSFVRDRRAPLGLPGDDGEAPARSGA from the coding sequence ATGTTGTCATTGCCTCGCCTCGAAGCGGCCTTCCTGAAGATGGATGTTGTGGCCGGGATGGGCCGGCCGCCGGGAGTGCTGCGCGGCGAGGGCCGGGAAGCCGTGGCCGCCCATTTGGCCGACGGCGGCCAGTTGGGACTCGTGTTGCTGGAAATACGGGATTTTTCCCTGCTGCGCCGGCTGTTTCGGCCCGAGGTGGCCGACGCGGCGGCCGAGGCCATGGCCGCGGTGGTGGCCGGGGCTGCCGGGCGGCGGGGTGGCCGGTACGCGCCGCTTTTCGCCGAGTCCCTGGAGCCGGGGCGGATGCTGGTGGTGGCCGGCGGGCCGGAGGTGGACGGCGACGGCCTCGACCGTCTGGCCGCGAGCCTGCGCCTGGAGGCCCGGGCCGGCCTGCGCGAGGAGGGCGTGCGGCTGATCGGCCGGCCCGTGGAGATCCGTTGCGGCGCGGCGGCGGTCATCGCCTCGGGGGCGGCGGCCCTGGACGCGGCCCTGTCCGCGGCCCTCGCCGAAGCCCTGCGCCTGGCCGGCGACGGCGAGGGCGGCGGCGCGCCGGCCCTGCGGGAATTGCGCGAGATCCTCGAATTGGCCCGGGTCCGGGCCGTCTACCAGCCCATCGTCAACCTGCGCGGCGGCGAGGTCTTCGCCTGGGAGGCCCTGGCCCGGGGGCCGGCGCGTAGCGCCCTGGAATCGCCGGCCATGCTCTTCGACGTGGCCGAGGAGGCTGGCGCCGTCTTTGCCCTGGAAAAGGTCTGCCGCGAGGCGGCCATCCAGGGCTTTTCCCGGCGCGGCCAGGGGGCCAGGCTTTTTTGCAACGTCCACCCCCGCACCCTGCTCGATCCCCAGTTCACCCCGGGCGAGACCAGGCGCCTTCTGGACAAGTACGGCATGGAGCCCCGGGACGTGGTGCTGGAGATCACCGAGCGCCACAGCGTCAAGGATTTCAACCTGTTCCATCGTACGTTGGCCCACTACCGCGACGCCGGCTACGGCGTGGCCGTGGACGACGTGGGCACGGGCTATTCGGGCCTGCTCTCCATCGCCGAGATCCAGCCCGATTTCATCAAGATCGACATGTCGCTGGTGCGCGGCGTGGACGCCAACCCGGTCAAGCGGGCGCTGCTCGAGACCCTGCTCACCTTTTCCGAAAAGGTCGGCTGCCGCATCGTGGCCGAGGGCATCGAGACCGAGGCGGAACTGGCCTGCCTCATCCGCCTGGGCGTGCATTTCGGCCAGGGCTATTTCCTGGGCCGGCCGCAGGCGCCGCCGGCGCCCCTTGGCGAACAGACGCGCCTGGCCATCGTCCGGGGGGCCAGCCTGGCCGCCGACGGCCTCAAATGCGCCTCGCCCATAAACGACCTGGCCGAGAAACCCCATCAGGTGGCGCCCCGGGAAAGCGTGGCCGAGGTCAAGCAGTTCTTCGACGCCAACGAGGCCGTCCACGCCGTGGCCGTGGTCCGCGACGGCCGGCCCGAGGGCCTGGTCATGAGCCACCACCTGGACCGGCTGCTCAGCACGCCCTACGGCCTGGCCCTGTACCTGCGCCGGGAGGTTTCCCGGGTCATGGACGCCTCGCCCCTGGCCGTGGAGTGGGACACGCCCGTGGAGGTGGCCGCCCAGGCGGCCATGGCCCGGGACCGGGAAAAGCTCTACGACCCCATCCTGGTCACCTGCCGGGGCCGGCTGACCGGCATGGTTTCGGTGCGCCGCATCCTGGACACCTTGGCCTGCGTCCAGGTGGAGATGGCCAAGGGGGCCAACCCGCTCACCGGGCTGCCCGGCAATGTGGCCATCGAACGCGAGATCGCCCGGCGTTCCGAGGCCGGCCGACCCACCTCCTTCGTCTACGTCGACCTCGACAACTTCAAGGTCTTCAACGATGTCTACGGCTTCCAGGACGGCGACAAGGCCATCCTCCTGACGGCCCGCATCCTGGGCGAGGCCCTGGCCGCCCACGGCGCCCCGGAGGATTTCCTGGGCCACGTGGGCGGCGACGACTTCGTCATCCTGTGCGACGCCGCCTCGGTGGAGCCGGTGTGCGGCGCGGCCATCGCCGCCTTCGCCGCCGCCTCGCCGGCCCTGTACGGCGCCGGGGACCGGGAGCGCGGCTACATCGAGGGCCAGGGCCGCGACGGCCGGGTGGGGCGCTTCGAGCTGCTGACCATCTCCATGGGCGCCGTGGACTGCGCCTTCGCCGTGCCCGTGACCATGGACGAGCTGGGCCTGCGGGCGGCGGCCGTCAAGAAGTACGCCAAGTCGCGCTCCGGCAACTCGTTCGTCCGCGACCGCCGCGCCCCCCTGGGCCTGCCCGGCGACGACGGCGAAGCCCCGGCCCGCTCCGGAGCCTGA
- a CDS encoding ATP-binding cassette domain-containing protein: protein MTSQPMIEIRGLTKAFAGQPVLRGVDMTVPEGAVTAVIGKSGEGKSVLLKHIIGLLKPDAGDILFRGQALSAAGAAERRAFRRRCSYMFQNMALFDSITVFDNIALPLRETARQPEDEVAERVGGMAARLELSGILAKFPSQISGGMQKRVALARALVTEPGLVLFDEPTTGLDPIRKAAVLALIDQSRREFGFTAVLVSHDIPDVFGVAGHVAMLDTGRIVWEGSPEAIAACDDPVVRRFLAGQPDPEDADS, encoded by the coding sequence ATGACGTCGCAACCCATGATCGAGATACGGGGCCTCACCAAGGCCTTCGCCGGCCAGCCGGTCCTTCGCGGCGTGGACATGACCGTGCCCGAGGGGGCGGTCACGGCGGTCATCGGCAAGTCCGGCGAGGGCAAGAGCGTGCTGCTCAAGCACATCATCGGCCTGCTCAAACCCGATGCCGGCGACATCCTGTTCCGGGGCCAGGCCCTGTCCGCGGCGGGCGCGGCCGAGCGCCGGGCCTTTCGCCGGCGTTGCAGTTACATGTTCCAGAACATGGCCCTGTTCGATTCCATAACCGTCTTCGACAACATCGCCCTGCCCCTGCGCGAGACGGCCAGGCAGCCCGAGGACGAGGTGGCCGAGCGGGTGGGCGGCATGGCCGCCCGGCTGGAGCTTTCCGGCATCCTGGCCAAGTTCCCTTCCCAGATTTCCGGGGGCATGCAAAAACGCGTGGCCCTGGCCAGGGCGCTGGTGACCGAACCGGGGCTGGTCCTTTTCGACGAGCCCACCACCGGCCTCGACCCCATCCGCAAGGCGGCGGTGCTGGCGCTGATCGACCAGTCGCGCCGCGAATTCGGTTTCACGGCCGTGCTGGTCAGTCACGACATCCCCGACGTCTTCGGCGTGGCCGGCCACGTGGCCATGCTGGACACCGGCCGCATCGTCTGGGAAGGCTCGCCCGAGGCCATCGCGGCCTGCGACGACCCGGTGGTGCGCCGATTTCTGGCCGGCCAGCCCGATCCCGAGGACGCCGACAGCTGA
- the budA gene encoding acetolactate decarboxylase, with product MSHCARAFRAVFLAAVFLAVAVAAAFAATLYQVGTIESLSAGDYAGRETFATLARHGDFGLGTFTDLDGEMLALDGRFYQVKSDGVVRRVSPGEKAPFAQVVFFTGGLDLGRVDGLGLEALGKALAGRLPDPTRFYAVRLDGLFGALTLRSVPAQGRPWPPLAEAVKRQATFPLADVAGTLIGIYSPPGASALSPTGWHFHFLSADGRHGGHVLAATATSVKARGDAVTDLRLVFPEGPTPRGDFAHPAAGTE from the coding sequence ATGTCCCACTGCGCGCGCGCATTCCGGGCGGTGTTTCTGGCCGCCGTGTTCCTGGCCGTCGCCGTCGCGGCGGCTTTCGCCGCCACCCTGTACCAGGTCGGAACCATCGAGTCCCTGTCCGCCGGGGACTACGCCGGCCGGGAGACGTTCGCCACCCTGGCCCGCCACGGCGATTTCGGCCTGGGCACCTTCACCGACCTCGACGGCGAGATGCTGGCCCTTGACGGCCGGTTCTACCAGGTGAAAAGCGACGGCGTGGTGCGCCGGGTTTCGCCCGGGGAAAAAGCCCCCTTCGCCCAGGTCGTGTTTTTCACGGGCGGCCTCGACCTCGGCCGCGTGGACGGCCTGGGCCTGGAAGCGCTCGGCAAGGCGCTGGCCGGGCGCCTGCCCGATCCCACCCGATTCTACGCCGTGCGCCTGGACGGGCTTTTCGGCGCGCTGACGCTGCGCAGCGTCCCGGCCCAAGGCCGGCCCTGGCCGCCCCTGGCCGAGGCGGTCAAGCGGCAGGCGACCTTCCCCCTGGCCGATGTGGCCGGCACGCTCATCGGCATCTATTCGCCCCCGGGCGCCTCGGCCCTGTCGCCCACGGGCTGGCATTTTCATTTCCTGTCCGCCGACGGCCGCCACGGCGGCCATGTCCTGGCCGCCACGGCCACCTCGGTCAAGGCGCGCGGCGATGCGGTCACGGACCTGCGCCTGGTTTTCCCCGAAGGGCCGACGCCGCGCGGCGACTTCGCCCATCCGGCCGCCGGAACCGAATAA